Genomic segment of Sphingopyxis sp. QXT-31:
ACCATGATCCGCGTCGACGTGCGCATCATCTCGGGCTCGGCGCGCGACCTGATGACCGAGATCGCCGAGGGGCGTTTTCGCGAGGACCTTTATTACCGGCTCAACGTCGTGCCTGTGCATATCCCGTCGCTGCGCGAGCGGCGCGACGACATCGCCTCGCTCTGCGAACATTTCGTGAGCCGCTACGCCGCCGATCGCCACGCGCCGCCGCCGGAGATCAGCGCCGAGGCGATGGCCGCGCTCCAGGCGCACGACTGGCCGGGCAATGTCCGCGAGCTGCGCAATGTGATCGAGCGCGTGATGATCCTGGCGCCCAGCGACCGGCTGGGGCGGATCGACGCCGACATGCTGCCCGCCGAACTGGTGCGCGGCGGCACCGACATCCTGCCCAACGCCGAATCGATCACTGCGATCCCGCTCAAGGAAGCGCGCGAGAATTTCGAGCGCGAATATCTGCGCATCCAGATCAACCGCTTCTCGGGTAATATCTCGCGCACCGCGACCTTCATCGGCATGGAGCGCTCGGCGCTGCACCGGAAGCTGAAGCTTTTGGGTTTGACCGATAATTCGGAAGAGTGAAGTCCAACGCTTCATGGCTTTGCGCTAGACCTGCGCTGCGCTTTGTCGCATATTGCGCACGCCAAGGCGAAGGCAACGGGCCGAAACGGGCCGTCCAGCGGTTTTTGCCGCCAAGAACAGGAGGCCAATGTGTCCGATAAAAACCAGAATCTCCAGGATCTCTTCCTCAACGCCCTGCGACGCAGCAAGACACCGGTGACGATGTTCCTCGTCAAAGGCGTCAAACTGCAGGGAATCATCACCTGGTTCGACAATTTCTCGTTGCTGCTGCGCCGCGACGGGCAGTCGCAGCTCGTCTACAAGCACGCGATTTCGACGGTCATGCCCTCGCATGATTTCGACCTCGCCTCGCTCGGCAACGACATTCGCGAGGCGCCGGCGAGCAAGGGCAAGGCGCTGCAGGACGTGTTCCTCAACGCGGTGCGCAAGTCGGACGAATCGGTGACGATGTTCCTCGTCAACGGCGTGATGCTCCAGGGCGACATCGTCGCTTTCGACCTGTTCTGCATGTTGCTCGAGCGCGAGCGGCAGGTGCAGCTGGTCTACAAGCACGCCATCTCGACGGTGCAGCCCAACGGGCCGATCAACCTGAGCGACAGCGAGCCCGAAGGCGACGCCTGATCGATATCGTGGCCGAAAGCGAAGAGGTAACCCGCGGCGCGACCGCGGTGCTGATTGTGCCCGAATGGCACGGGCAGCGCCTGTCGCGCGACCTCGACGCGCGCGCCGAGGAGGCCAAGGGGCTCGCACTCGCGATCGGGCTCGAGGTCGTGGCGGTATTCCCGCTTCGGCTGCGGCAGACGCGCGCGGCGACCCTGCTTGGCGTCGGGCAGATTGACGCCATTAAAGCTGAGATCGGGGAAGGGGCCGCGCAACTCGTCATCGTCGACGCGGCGCTGACCGCGATCCAGCAGCGCAACCTGGAGACGGCGTTCGGCACCAAGGTCATCGACCGCACGGGATTGATCCTCGAAATCTTCGGCGAGCGTGCCGCGACGGCCGAGGGGCGGCTGCAGGTCGAGTTGGCGCATCTCGATTATCAGGCGGGGCGGCTGGTGCGCAGCTGGACCCATCTCGAGCGCCAGCGCGGCGGCTTCGGCTTCCTCGGCGGGCCGGGCGAGACGCAGATCGAGGCCGACAGGCGGATGATCCGCAACCGCATGGCGCGCATCCGCAAACAGCTGGAAGACGCACGGCGCACACGGCAGTTGCAGCGCTCGAAACGCCAGCGTGCGCCGTGGCCCGTGGTCGCGCTCGTCGGTTATACCAACGCCGGAAAATCGACCTTTTTCAATCGCCTGACGGGAAGTGACGTCATGGCGGAAGACATGCTCTTCGCGACGCTCGACCCGACGATGCGCGAGATACGGCTGCCCGGCATCGACAAGGCCATCCTGTCCGACACCGTCGGCTTCGTCTCTGACCTGCCGACCGAATTGGTCGCGGCCTTCCGCGCGACGCTGGAGGAGGTCACCACCGCCGACCTGATCGTCCACGTCCGCGACATCGTCCACCCCGACAGCGAGGCGCAATATGCCGATGTCGTTGCGATCCTCAATTCGCTGGGCGTCAACGGGCCACAGGACGGCGGGGAAGGGGGCGCGGATACTCCCGACGTCATCCCGCAGATCGAGATCTGGAACAAGATCGACACCGCCGATCCCGAACATCGCGCGCAAATTGCCGAGATGGCGGCGCGGCGGACGGACGTCGCGATGATTTCGGCGGTGACCGGCGAGGGCGTCGAGGGCGCGCGCACGCTCATGGCGTCACGCCTGACCGCGCTGCACAAGGTTCAGCGCATCTTCCTGCGCTACGAAAAGGGCGAAGCGGCGGCGTGGCTTCACGCGCGCGGCGAAGTGCTGAGCGATACGCCCGAAGGCGAGGGGCATGTGCTGACGGTGCGGCTGGACCCGGCGGATGCGGCGCGCTTCGAGCGATTGTGGCCGACGGAGACTACTCCGACGCCTTGACCGCCTGCCAATGCGCTTCCTGCGCGCCGAGCGACAGGCCCTGCAGCGATCCGCCGGCGCGGGCTTCCATGGCGGCAAAGCGCCGCTCGAATTTCAGATTGGCGTCGCGCAGCGCACCCTCGGCATCGACGCCGAGCTTGCGCGCGTAGTTGACGACGGCCAAGAGCAGGTCGCCGACCTCTTCATGCCGGTGCGCGTCGTCGGTAGCGGCGGCCACCTCGGCGAGTTCCTCGGCGATCTTGTCGCGCGGACCTTCGGTATCGGGCCAGTCGAAACCGACGCGCGCGGCCCGTCCTTGCAGCTTCTGCGCGCGCAGCAGCGCGGGCAGCGACAGCGCGACGCCGTCGAGCGCCCCTTTGGGGCCGTCCGCGGCGCGCTCGTTCGCCTTGATTGCCTCCCATTGCTGCCGCACGTCGGACGTCGTGGCGTCGCCGAAGATATGCGGGTGGCGGCGTTCCATCTTGGCGGAGATGGCGTTTGCGACGTCGTCGAAGGTGAAGAGTCCGTCGTCGGCCGCGATCTGCGCGTGGAAGACGACCTGGAGCAGCAGGTCGCCGAGCTCGTCGCAGATCGCCGCGGGATCGCCGCCGGCGATCGCGTCGGCGACCTCATAGGCTTCCTCGATCGTGTAAGGCGCGATGGTCGAGAAGTCCTGCGCCAGATCCCATTCGCAGCCGCCGTCGGGGTTGCGCAGCTGGCGCATGACGGCGAGCAGGCGATCGATGGGGGAAGCGGGGGAAACGGGTCCGTCTGCGGCCATCACTTTATCCGATAATATATATTATGTTAAATTGAATGACGGGGTCGAGGGACGAGCGGTTTCGCGTGTCCCACGCTTATGTCACCGCCTGCCACGTCCGGATTACCAGGAACACCAACCCGAAGATCGCGACCCACGCGAGCGCCATCTTGACCCAGTCCTTCATCGGCAACTGGCGCGCGACGAGCGCACTTATCACCAGCGCCAGCGAGCCGATGGCCCAGACCAGGCCCGTCGCCATATCGTTCATAGCTGCACCTCCAGCCCGTCATAGCCGGGCTCGATCCCCGGCGGCAATTCGCTGACTAGGTCGTCATAATCCATCGTATTGTCCATATGCGTGATGATCGCGCGCGGACTGCCGACCTTCTCGAGCGCCGCGAGCGTCATCGCCAGATGCGGATGCGTCGGATGCGGATAGCGGCGCAGCGCGTCGATCACGAACAGGTCAACGCCCTGAAAGAAGTCGACCATCTCGTCGGTGAACTTCGAAAAATCAGTGGCATAGCCGATCTTGTGCGCACCGTCGCTGAAGATGAGTCCGCTCGCCTTGATCGGGCCGTGCGGCATTTCGATCGCCGACACCTCGATCGGACCGATCGATTGATGGTCGAGCAGGTCAATGGGATCGACCGATGCCGGATAGCCGGCATTCCCGGCAAAGGCGTAGGTAAAGCGCCATTTGAGCGTGTCGAGCACATGGTCGCGCGCATAGCAGGGCACCGCCGAGCCGCGCAGGTGCATCACCTGGCGCAAATCATCGAGCCCGTGGGTGTGGTCGGCATGCTCGTGCGTCCAGATCACGGCATCAACCTCGCCCACCTCGGCGGCGAGCAACTGCAGTCGCATGTCGGGGCTGGTGTCGATCAGGATGCGGAAGCCGCCAAGCGAAATCAGGATCGAGGCACGGCTGCGCAGATTGCGCGGGTTGTCGGGATCACACTGGCCCCAGTCATTGCCGAGCCGCGGCACGCCCGACGAGGTGCCGCAGCCGAGGATGCGGACTTTCATGACGAATGTGACGTCATGGCGCCGCCTTGAAGAAAAGCTTGTAAAAATTGAGACTTGTCGCCTCGCCCAGCGTCTCGCGATCCTCGCCGCGCAGGTCCGCGAGGAAGGACAGGGTGTCGGCAACGAAGGCCGGCTCGCCGGTCTTGCCGCGGTGCGGGACGGGGGCGAGGAAGGGGGAGTCGGTTTCGATCAGCAGCCGGTGCTGCGGCAGCCATCTGGCGGTCGCCTGGAGATCGGCGGCGTTCTTGAAGGTCACGATGCCCGAGATCGAGATATAGAGGCCGAGTTCGAGCGCTTGGCGCGCAAAGTCGTCACTGGCGGTGAAGCAGTGGATAACGCCGGGGAAGACCGCCCTGTCCATCTCTTCGCCGAGCAGCGCGAGCGTATCGGCTTCGGCATCGCGGGTGTGGACGATCACCGGGAGGCCGGTCGCCTGCGACGCGTGGATATGGCGGCGGAAGCTGTCCTGCTGCCGCGCGCGGTCGCTCTTGTCGTAATAATAGTCGAGCCCGGTCTCGCCGATGCCGATCACGCGCGGATGCGCCGCGCGCTCGACGAGCTTCGCAGTATCGACGTCGGGATGGTTGTCGGCGTCGTGCGGGTGGATGCCGACGCTGGCCCAGACATCGTCATTCGCTTCGGCGGCGGCGAGCACATCGTCCCACTCGCTTTCGCGCGTCGCGATGTTGAGCATCGCGGTGACGCCCTTCGCCCGCGCGCGCGCCAGCACATCGCCCTGCTGCTCGGCAAGCCCCTTGTAATTGAGGTGGCAGTGCGAATCGACGAGCATTACGCCTCCCCTTCCCCTTCTCCCTCGGGCAGTTCGAGACGGGGAAAGATCGGGACCGGCTGAACGACGGTGAAACCGCTGGCGGCTAGGTTTTCGAACCAGTCGGTATCGGCAAGTGCCGCGGAATCGCGCGCGTCTTCCGCTATGCCCATCTGGTCGAGCAATTTGTCGGCGGCTGCCGGCACGACCGGACGGATCGCGATCGCGAGCGTGCGCACCGCCTGGAACAGCGTCATCAGCACCGCGCGCATGCGTTCGGGATCGGTCTTGCGCAGTGCCCAGGGCGCCTGCCCGTCGACATATTGGTTGCAAGCGAAGACCGCGCGGATCCAGTCCTCGATGCCGACCGAAAAAGCGAGCTGCTCGAATTCGCGCGGCAGACGCTCGGTCGCCATCGCGTGCAAATCGGCCAGTAGGTCGGCATCATCCGGCGCCGGCGCATAGTCGGCGGAAAGCTTGCCATCCAAATTCTTGAAAATCATCGATAAGCTGCGCTGTGCGAGATTGCCGAAGCTGTTCGCGAGGTCGGCGTTGGCGGTGCGCACGATCGCCTCGGCCGAATAGCTGCCGTCCTGCCCGAAGCTGACTTCGCGGAGCAGATAATAGCGCAGCGCATCGACCCCAAAGCGCTCGGCCAGTTCCATCGGGTCGACGACATTGCCGAGCGACTTCGACATCTTCTCGCCGCGGTTGAGCAGGAAGCCATGGCCGAACACCTGTTTGGGCAATGGCAGATTGGCGCTCATCAGGAAGGCCGGCCAGTAAACCGTATGAAAACGAACGATATCCTTGCCGATCATATGGATGTCCGCGGGCCAGAACTTTCCCCACTCGCCGTCGCGGTCGGGGAAGCCGAGCGCCGACATGTAAGTCGTGAGCGCGTCGACCCAGACATACATGACGTGCCCCGGCGAGCCCGGTACCGGCACACCCCAGTCGAAGCTGGTGCGCGAGACGCTCAAATCCTTGAGCCCGCCCTCGACGAAGCGCAGCACCTCGTTGCGGCGGCTTTCGGGGCGGACGAAGTCGGGATTGTCGTCGTAGAGCGCGAGCAATTTGTCCTGGTAGCTGGACAGTCGGAAAAACCAGCTTTCCTCGACGGTCCATTCGACCGGGGTACCCTGCGGCGAAAGCCGGGCCTCCCCTTCCCCCTGAAGCTCGCTTTCGTCGTAGAAAGCTTCGTCGCGAACCGAATACCAGCCCTCATAGCGGTCGAGATAGAGGTCGCCATTAGCCTCCATCGCGCGCCACAGCGCCTGCGACGCTTCGTGGTGCGCGGGATCCGAGGTGCGCATGAAATGGTCGAAACTGATATTCAGCTTGGCATACATCTCACGGAAATATCCCGACATTTCATCAGCGAGTTCGATCGTCGGGCGGCCCTGGTCGCGCGCGGTCTGGTACATTTTCAGGCCATGCTCGTCGGTGCCGGTGGTTAACCGCACGTCGCGGCCGCGCGCGCGCTGGAAACGCGCCATGACATCGGTCGCGATCGCCTCATAGGCATGGCCGATATGCGGACGGCCATTGGGATAGCTGATCGCGGTTGTGATGTAGAAGCGGGTCTTGGTGTCGGACATGGCCGCGCCTTAGCGGGTCGCGGGCGTCGGGGGAAGTCTCAGCGCGCGGGCTTCGGTGCGAGTTCGGCGAGGCAATTGCCGATTTCGAAACCCACCATCGCGCCGTCGTACGAGCCGCGGATCGCGTCGCGAACCGTGCGCTGGACGCGGTCCCATTGCGCGAGCACCGGCGCGATCTCGGCGAGCGGGCGCTCGCGCGCGAGCCCGGCGAGCAGGCCCGGAACGATGTCGATGACGAGTTCCAGCTTGGCGCGGTTGCTGGTCCCGGCAACCTCGCGCGCGAGCGCTTCGCGCAGGCGATTGTCGGGGTCGCCGGTGGCCGCGATCGCGAGCAATTTCTTCTCGGTCGCGGCGACGTCGCTGTCGACCAGCTCGAGCGCCTTGCCGGGAATGCCGCCCGCCGCGGCGACCGTGGCGCGGACCTCGGCCATCTCGGTCATGGGGCGCTTTTCGTGCAGCCACGCCGTCATGACGGCACGCTCAACGGGCTGGAATCGCAGCGTTCTGCACCGCGAGCGGATCGTCGGGAGCAGGCGGCCCGGCGAATGGCTGATGAGCAGGAAGACCGTCTTCGCGGGCGGCTCCTCGAGCGTCTTGAGCAGGGCGTTGGCGGCATCGGTCTCAAGGTCGTCGATCGCGTCGACGATGATCACACGCCAGTCGCCGAGCGACAGCGAGAAATGCAGCCGGCGGATCATGGCGCGGATCTGGTCGATCGTGATGTTGCGCGCGAGGTCCTTGCCCTTGTCCTTCACCTGCCGCGTCAAATGGAGAATCTCGGGGTGGTTGGCCGCCTCGACCAAGCGGGCGGCGGCGGCGTCGCCGGGGTCGTCGAGCGACGGCGCATGCCCCTGTCCGCCCGGACCATGCGTGGCTAGGAAGCGCGCCGCACGCGCAGCGAAACCGGCCTTGCCCATGCCCTGCGGCCCGGCGAGCAGCCAGGCGTGGTGGAGCCGCCCGGCGGCCCAGGCCTCGAGAAAGGCTTGTTCAGGCGCGTGATGGCCGATCAGAGCCATGGTTCGAGATGCTCCATCAGGCGCGACGTCACGGCGTCGGACGCGCCGCCGGCGTCGATGACGCGCCAGCGCTCGGTCTCGGCGGCGGCAAGTTCGGCGAAGCGCGCGGCGAGGCGCGCCTGATAGGCGGCGGGCTTGCTGCCCATCCGGTCGGCGCCCGCGGCGTCTCGTGCCGCGAGGCGGCGCGCGGCCTCATCCTCGCCGAGCGTGAGCAGGAAGGTGCGGTCGGGGAGCAGGCCTTCGGAGCCTACCGCGTGGAGCGCGAGGATGTCGGCGTCGGTGAGCCCGCCGCCGCCGCCTTGGTAAGCGCGCGACGAGTCGACGAAGCGGTCGCAGAGTACCCAGGCGCCACGTTCGAGCGCGGGGCGGATCGTGCGCGCGACATGATCGGCGCGCGCGGCGGCGAAGAGCAAAGCTTCGCTGCGCGCGTCCCAGCGGTCGTCGCTGCCCTCCATCAGCAGGCTGCGGATCGCCTCGGCGCCGGGGCTGCCGCCGGGTTCGCGCGTGGTGACGACGTCGATGCCGCGCTCCGTCAGCGCGGCGGCGAGCGCGCGGAGTTGGGTCGACTTGCCGGCCCCCTCCCCGCCCTCGAGCGTGATGAAGTACCCGCTCACCGCGCGGCAACGCGCTGGCGCGAAGGCTGAGCGAAACCCCAGTCGATCAGCCGCGCGGCCTCCTCGCGGCGCGCCTTGTCGCTCGCCATGCCTGCGACGACCATCACCAGCCGCCGCCCGCCGCGCTTCGCCGAGCCGAGGAAGCAATAACCCGCCTCCGACGTGTGCCCGGTCTTGAGCCCATCGGCGCCGGCGAGGCCGAGGATCGGGTTGCGGTTGGGCTGGACGATCGGCTTGCCGTCGGGCGCGGTGCCGTGCTGGAGCTTCGGGATCGAGAAATAGCGCGCATAGGCTGCGGGATGGTCGCGGATCAGCCGGTCGGCAAGCATCACGAGGTCGGCCGCCGATACTTTGGTCACCCCGCCGTCGGGCCAGCCGCTGGGGGTGCCGAACTTACTCGATTTCATACCAAGAGAGGTCGACACCGCATTCATTCTTTTGACGAATTCGGCCTCGCTGCCGTCGATACCGACCGCGAGCACCGCGGCGGCGTCATTGCCCGACACGGTGATCAGCCCCTTGAGCAGATCGTCGACGCTGACCTTCTCGCCGGGTGCGAGGAACATCGATGAGCCGCCGTTGCCCGCACGCCACTTCTTCCACTCGGCTTCGCCGACCGTGAACTCGGTGTCGCGCGACAATTTGCCCGCCTTGATCAGGTCGAGCACGACATAGGCGGTCATCACCTTGGCCATTGAGGCGGGCGCAAAGCGCTCGTCGGCGCCGCGTGAGTAGAGGATTTTGCCCGAATCGAGGTCTTTGAGCATTACGATCGGCGCCTGCGTGACATAGGCCGGGATCTGCGGCGCGGTCGGGACGGCCTTGGGCGGCGCAGCCTTGGTCTGCGCCAAGACCGTCGTGCCTTGCGCGAGCAGCAGCAGCGCCAGCGCGACGCCCCCTGCCCGGCCGATGCTGAAGCGACCCGGCATCGGGATCAGCGGTCGCGCTGGACCTGCGCGTCGCGGAAGCCCTTCGCCTTAGCCTTGCCGGCCGCGCTCAGCGCCTCGGCTTCACTGGCATAGGGGCCCATGCGCACACGCCACAGATTGCCCGCCTTGATCACGGTGCCGCCGACCGATTTGGCGGCCGACTTGGCGCGCGTTTCGCCGCTGAAGGCGGCGACCTGGACGACATAGCTGCCGCTCGCGGCAACCGGTGCAGGCTTGGGCTTGGCGGGTGCCGCCGCGGGTTTGGGTGCAGGCGTCTTGACCGCCGCCGGTTTGGCCGCGCCTGGGCCTTCGACGATGAAGCGGTCGCCGCCCGGCGACGGAGCCGAGGGCGTCGGCTTGCTGGTCGTCGCGGTGACGGTGCCCGCGGGGACCGGCTGGCCCGCGAGCTTGCCGCGCAAGAGCACGAGCAGCGTGTCGGGGGTCGCGAGGCGCTCGGCGACGGGCTTGCCGCTGCGCAGCTGGAGCTTCTCCGCCGCGGGCGGATTGGTGCGGCGGACGCGCACCGCGGCGAGCCCGCCATTGAGGCCGAGCTGCTGCGCGGCGCCGCGCGACAGGTCGATCAGCCGGTCGTTCGCCATCGGGCCGCGGTCGTTGACGCGGACGAGGATGGTGCGTCCGGTGTCGAGCGCCGTGACCTCGACATAGGACGGCAAAGGCAAAGTCTTGTGCGCAGCGGTGATTGCGTCGGGATCGAAGGGCTCGCCGGTCGCCGTCGGGCGCCCCGCGAGTTCCTCGCCATACCAGCTCGCATAACCGACATCGTCGTAATCGGGGATGTCGGCGGGGGTGTAGGTGGTGCCGCCCACGGTGACGGGCGCGCCGAGCTTCGGCGGGCCGTCGACGGCCACCGGTCCGGCAGGCACCGGCGACGGAGCAGCGGTCGGGCCGCTTTCCTTCTTACCGTCGAAACTACCACAACCGGCGAGCAGCAACGCCGCTCCAGCCGCCATCAGGCCCCCGCCCCTAACGATCGATTTCATCCGCCAATAACCCCACAGACAGCGCGTAAAAGTTGGAACAATTGTAGTCGAGTATCGCACGATAGTTGCCGGTCAGCAAATAGGCGGTTTTTCCGGGACCATCGGGTTCGAGCAAAGTCGCCTGGACATGATCCGCCGGCCAGCGCCCGCCCGCGGGGACGATGCCGTCGGCGCGCCATTCGGCCATCGAGCGCCAGCGGCTGTGGCGTTCGAACACGCGCGGGCAGCGCGTCGCCTGGAGCTTGCTCGCGACGCGCGCGCGGTTGAAGCCCTCGGGCACGCGCACCGCGACGCCCCAGGGCTGGCCCGCACGCCAGCCGGCGCGGCGGAGATAGGCGCCGATCGATTCGATCGCGTCGGCCTCGCTCGACCAGATATTCGCGCGGCCGTCGCCGTCGCCGTCCTCGGCGACCTCGAGATAGACCGAGGGCAGGAATTGCGGGTAGCCGAAGGCACCGGCCCAGCTGCCCTTCAGCACCTGGCGCGGCACGCCCCGCTCGACCATCTGCAACGTTGCGAGGAACTCGGGCTCGAACAGGCTGCGGCGGCGGCCCTCATAGGCGAGCGTCGCGAGCGCCTCGGGCAGGTCGAAATTGCCGGTGACTTGGCCATAGGCGGTCTCGTGGCCGAAGATCGCGATCATGATGCTGGTCGGCACACCGGTGCGCGCCTCGATGCGCGACAGGAGCGGCAACAACCGGTCGTGGACGCGGCGCCCGCCGCCGATGCGCGCGGCATCGACATGCTTCGCTTTGTACGGCGCAAACGCCGGGATCGGCGTGTTCGGGCTAGGCGGGCTGCCGAGATTGTCGCGGTCGAGCGCGACGACGCGGGCATTGTAGCTGAGCCCCGCGGTGACGCGGTCGAAAGTCGCGCGCGACACGCCCTTCGCCTGCGCCTTGGGCCAGAGCGACTGGACATAGGCATCGAAGCCGGGATCGCCGCTTCCCAGCGCATGGAGCGGGGCCGATGCCGCCATCGTCCACGCAGAGGCGGCGACCGCCGTCGCCTTCAGAAAACGGGCGATTCCAGAAGTTTTGCGTCGCATCATGTCCACCCCATAGGCCTGATCTGGCACGGATGCACGTGTCATGAACAGGGCGCCCGGAGACGAGCCGAGTCATAAGCGCGGCGGACGGAGCGGCGTTGACGCTGTTGCCCGGCGGCGGTACGCGC
This window contains:
- a CDS encoding DNA polymerase III subunit delta', giving the protein MALIGHHAPEQAFLEAWAAGRLHHAWLLAGPQGMGKAGFAARAARFLATHGPGGQGHAPSLDDPGDAAAARLVEAANHPEILHLTRQVKDKGKDLARNITIDQIRAMIRRLHFSLSLGDWRVIIVDAIDDLETDAANALLKTLEEPPAKTVFLLISHSPGRLLPTIRSRCRTLRFQPVERAVMTAWLHEKRPMTEMAEVRATVAAAGGIPGKALELVDSDVAATEKKLLAIAATGDPDNRLREALAREVAGTSNRAKLELVIDIVPGLLAGLARERPLAEIAPVLAQWDRVQRTVRDAIRGSYDGAMVGFEIGNCLAELAPKPAR
- a CDS encoding TatD family hydrolase, with the protein product MLVDSHCHLNYKGLAEQQGDVLARARAKGVTAMLNIATRESEWDDVLAAAEANDDVWASVGIHPHDADNHPDVDTAKLVERAAHPRVIGIGETGLDYYYDKSDRARQQDSFRRHIHASQATGLPVIVHTRDAEADTLALLGEEMDRAVFPGVIHCFTASDDFARQALELGLYISISGIVTFKNAADLQATARWLPQHRLLIETDSPFLAPVPHRGKTGEPAFVADTLSFLADLRGEDRETLGEATSLNFYKLFFKAAP
- the tmk gene encoding dTMP kinase is translated as MSGYFITLEGGEGAGKSTQLRALAAALTERGIDVVTTREPGGSPGAEAIRSLLMEGSDDRWDARSEALLFAAARADHVARTIRPALERGAWVLCDRFVDSSRAYQGGGGGLTDADILALHAVGSEGLLPDRTFLLTLGEDEAARRLAARDAAGADRMGSKPAAYQARLAARFAELAAAETERWRVIDAGGASDAVTSRLMEHLEPWL
- a CDS encoding MBL fold metallo-hydrolase — translated: MKVRILGCGTSSGVPRLGNDWGQCDPDNPRNLRSRASILISLGGFRILIDTSPDMRLQLLAAEVGEVDAVIWTHEHADHTHGLDDLRQVMHLRGSAVPCYARDHVLDTLKWRFTYAFAGNAGYPASVDPIDLLDHQSIGPIEVSAIEMPHGPIKASGLIFSDGAHKIGYATDFSKFTDEMVDFFQGVDLFVIDALRRYPHPTHPHLAMTLAALEKVGSPRAIITHMDNTMDYDDLVSELPPGIEPGYDGLEVQL
- a CDS encoding septal ring lytic transglycosylase RlpA family protein, yielding MAAGAALLLAGCGSFDGKKESGPTAAPSPVPAGPVAVDGPPKLGAPVTVGGTTYTPADIPDYDDVGYASWYGEELAGRPTATGEPFDPDAITAAHKTLPLPSYVEVTALDTGRTILVRVNDRGPMANDRLIDLSRGAAQQLGLNGGLAAVRVRRTNPPAAEKLQLRSGKPVAERLATPDTLLVLLRGKLAGQPVPAGTVTATTSKPTPSAPSPGGDRFIVEGPGAAKPAAVKTPAPKPAAAPAKPKPAPVAASGSYVVQVAAFSGETRAKSAAKSVGGTVIKAGNLWRVRMGPYASEAEALSAAGKAKAKGFRDAQVQRDR
- the hflX gene encoding GTPase HflX, producing the protein MAESEEVTRGATAVLIVPEWHGQRLSRDLDARAEEAKGLALAIGLEVVAVFPLRLRQTRAATLLGVGQIDAIKAEIGEGAAQLVIVDAALTAIQQRNLETAFGTKVIDRTGLILEIFGERAATAEGRLQVELAHLDYQAGRLVRSWTHLERQRGGFGFLGGPGETQIEADRRMIRNRMARIRKQLEDARRTRQLQRSKRQRAPWPVVALVGYTNAGKSTFFNRLTGSDVMAEDMLFATLDPTMREIRLPGIDKAILSDTVGFVSDLPTELVAAFRATLEEVTTADLIVHVRDIVHPDSEAQYADVVAILNSLGVNGPQDGGEGGADTPDVIPQIEIWNKIDTADPEHRAQIAEMAARRTDVAMISAVTGEGVEGARTLMASRLTALHKVQRIFLRYEKGEAAAWLHARGEVLSDTPEGEGHVLTVRLDPADAARFERLWPTETTPTP
- the mazG gene encoding nucleoside triphosphate pyrophosphohydrolase, giving the protein MAADGPVSPASPIDRLLAVMRQLRNPDGGCEWDLAQDFSTIAPYTIEEAYEVADAIAGGDPAAICDELGDLLLQVVFHAQIAADDGLFTFDDVANAISAKMERRHPHIFGDATTSDVRQQWEAIKANERAADGPKGALDGVALSLPALLRAQKLQGRAARVGFDWPDTEGPRDKIAEELAEVAAATDDAHRHEEVGDLLLAVVNYARKLGVDAEGALRDANLKFERRFAAMEARAGGSLQGLSLGAQEAHWQAVKASE
- a CDS encoding D-alanyl-D-alanine carboxypeptidase family protein, with translation MPGRFSIGRAGGVALALLLLAQGTTVLAQTKAAPPKAVPTAPQIPAYVTQAPIVMLKDLDSGKILYSRGADERFAPASMAKVMTAYVVLDLIKAGKLSRDTEFTVGEAEWKKWRAGNGGSSMFLAPGEKVSVDDLLKGLITVSGNDAAAVLAVGIDGSEAEFVKRMNAVSTSLGMKSSKFGTPSGWPDGGVTKVSAADLVMLADRLIRDHPAAYARYFSIPKLQHGTAPDGKPIVQPNRNPILGLAGADGLKTGHTSEAGYCFLGSAKRGGRRLVMVVAGMASDKARREEAARLIDWGFAQPSRQRVAAR
- the hfq gene encoding RNA chaperone Hfq, translating into MSHIAHAKAKATGRNGPSSGFCRQEQEANVSDKNQNLQDLFLNALRRSKTPVTMFLVKGVKLQGIITWFDNFSLLLRRDGQSQLVYKHAISTVMPSHDFDLASLGNDIREAPASKGKALQDVFLNAVRKSDESVTMFLVNGVMLQGDIVAFDLFCMLLERERQVQLVYKHAISTVQPNGPINLSDSEPEGDA
- the metG gene encoding methionine--tRNA ligase → MSDTKTRFYITTAISYPNGRPHIGHAYEAIATDVMARFQRARGRDVRLTTGTDEHGLKMYQTARDQGRPTIELADEMSGYFREMYAKLNISFDHFMRTSDPAHHEASQALWRAMEANGDLYLDRYEGWYSVRDEAFYDESELQGEGEARLSPQGTPVEWTVEESWFFRLSSYQDKLLALYDDNPDFVRPESRRNEVLRFVEGGLKDLSVSRTSFDWGVPVPGSPGHVMYVWVDALTTYMSALGFPDRDGEWGKFWPADIHMIGKDIVRFHTVYWPAFLMSANLPLPKQVFGHGFLLNRGEKMSKSLGNVVDPMELAERFGVDALRYYLLREVSFGQDGSYSAEAIVRTANADLANSFGNLAQRSLSMIFKNLDGKLSADYAPAPDDADLLADLHAMATERLPREFEQLAFSVGIEDWIRAVFACNQYVDGQAPWALRKTDPERMRAVLMTLFQAVRTLAIAIRPVVPAAADKLLDQMGIAEDARDSAALADTDWFENLAASGFTVVQPVPIFPRLELPEGEGEGEA
- a CDS encoding lytic murein transglycosylase, encoding MAASAPLHALGSGDPGFDAYVQSLWPKAQAKGVSRATFDRVTAGLSYNARVVALDRDNLGSPPSPNTPIPAFAPYKAKHVDAARIGGGRRVHDRLLPLLSRIEARTGVPTSIMIAIFGHETAYGQVTGNFDLPEALATLAYEGRRRSLFEPEFLATLQMVERGVPRQVLKGSWAGAFGYPQFLPSVYLEVAEDGDGDGRANIWSSEADAIESIGAYLRRAGWRAGQPWGVAVRVPEGFNRARVASKLQATRCPRVFERHSRWRSMAEWRADGIVPAGGRWPADHVQATLLEPDGPGKTAYLLTGNYRAILDYNCSNFYALSVGLLADEIDR